Proteins encoded together in one Triticum dicoccoides isolate Atlit2015 ecotype Zavitan chromosome 7B, WEW_v2.0, whole genome shotgun sequence window:
- the LOC119341742 gene encoding uncharacterized protein LOC119341742, which yields MDPAHCRRLPRPQRATWRPPLETPCLLPPSVGRVVHHLSAVEHSRRSPLPPSSLDSRPQPLHRPQHGRAGSSSGEPLMGGFRCKKVGCGNMLVQFHRALCFSHHHQRTSSSYFAEARHTIVFSRNAFQR from the exons ATGGATCCCGCGCACTGCCGTCGCCTCCCAAGGCCACAACGCGCCACCTGGAGGCCCCCGCTGGAGACCCCCTGCCTCCTTCCTCCCAGCGTCGGCCGGGTGGTGCATCACCTGAGCGCCGTCGAGCACAGCCGGAGATCCCCCCTGCCTCCTTCCTCCCTGGACTCACGTCCACAGCCACTCCACCGCCCCCAGCACGGGCGCGCGGGATCCAGCAGCGGCGAGCCTCTGATGGGAGGTTTCAG GTGCAAAAAAGTTGGATGTGGTAATATGTTGGTTCAGTTTCACAG AGCCTTGTGTTTCAGTCACCACCATCAACGAACCAGCTCGTCCTATTTTGCGGAAGCAAGGCACACGATAGTTTTTAGCCGGAATGCATTTCAGAGGTAA